From Pan troglodytes isolate AG18354 chromosome 11, NHGRI_mPanTro3-v2.0_pri, whole genome shotgun sequence, the proteins below share one genomic window:
- the BRD3OS gene encoding putative uncharacterized protein BRD3OS, with the protein MSGRVPLAEKALSEGYARLRYRDTSLLIWQQQQQKLESVPPGTYLSRSRSMWYSQYGNEAILVRDKNKLEVSRDTGQSKFCTIM; encoded by the coding sequence ATGAGTGGCCGTGTCCCCCTGGCAGAGAAGGCCTTGTCTGAAGGCTACGCCCGCCTCCGGTACAGGGACACCTCCTTGCTCATctggcagcagcaacagcagaagTTGGAGTCGGTGCCACCTGGGACGTACCTGAGCAGGAGCCGAAGCATGTGGTACTCACAGTATGGAAATGAGGCCATCTTGGTCCGAGACAAAAACAAGCTCGAGGTCTCTAGAGACACAGGGCAGTCCAAGTTTTGCACAATTATGTGA